The following proteins are co-located in the Triticum aestivum cultivar Chinese Spring chromosome 1A, IWGSC CS RefSeq v2.1, whole genome shotgun sequence genome:
- the LOC123187992 gene encoding L-type lectin-domain containing receptor kinase SIT2 — MRSIKRLSLLQHLLFFFLFLFLILDLSELATGQQDQFVYSGFAGANLALDGTATITPDGLLELTNGTFRLRGHAFHPTPFYFSRAPNGTAVQAPQSFAVSYVFAIYCIQAQTCGHGMASVVAASSNFSDTMPTQYLGLINDHNNGDPANRFFAVELDTNWNDEFKDIDNNHVGIDINNLVSVKSSSAGYYDDRDEGNFQNLTLASYKMMQVWVEYDGGRRQISVSLAPVDMAKPTKPLLSTTYNLSTVLPDMVYVGFSASTGSFDSRQYVLGWSFGINRPSPAIDITKLPKLPRQGPKPRSKVLEIVLPIVSATFVLAVGTVVILLVRRRLRYAELREDWETEFGPHRFSYKDLFHATKGFKNKNLLGIGGFGKVYKGVLPKSKVEIAVKRISHDSKQGMKEFVAEVASIGRLQHRNIVQLHGYCRRKAELLLVYDYLSNGSLDKYLYDQEKKPTLTWAQRYKIIKDIASALLYLHQEWEKVVLHRDIKPSNVLLDDGLNGRLGDFGLARLYDHETGPQTTHVVGTIGYLAPELAHTNKATPLSDVFSFGMFVLEVTCGRKPIEPTSQGNQLTLVRWVIDHWHQGFLTDAVDTKLRGAYNVDEACLALKLGLLCSHPLINLRPNMRQVMQYLNGDMPPPDLNLTHMSFNIPSLMQNEVSVDDLRAALMV, encoded by the coding sequence ATGAGAAGCATCAAGCGTCTCTCCTTGCTCCAgcatctcctcttcttcttcctcttcctcttcctcatcctcgatCTTTCAGAGCTTGCTACCGGGCAACAAGACCAATTCGTCTACTCCGGTTTCGCAGGCGCCAACCTCGCCCTCGACGGCACCGCCACCATCACACCAGACGGCCTGCTTGAGCTGACCAACGGCACCTTCCGGCTCAGAGGCCATGCTTTCCACCCGACTCCATTCTACTTCAGCAGGGCGCCCAACGGGACAGCGGTTCAGGCGCCTCAGTCCTTTGCTGTCTCGTACGTGTTTGCCATCTACTGCATCCAGGCCCAGACCTGCGGGCACGGCATGGCCTCGGTCGTCGCCGCGAGCAGCAACTTCTCCGACACCATGCCCACCCAGTACCTGGGGCTCATCAACGACCACAACAACGGCGACCCAGCCAACCGCTTCTTCGCCGTCGAGCTCGACACCAACTGGAACGACGAGTTCAAGGACATTGACAACAACCATGTCGGGATCGACATCAACAACCTCGTCTCAGTGAAATCCAGCAGCGCCGGCTACTACGACGACCGCGACGAGGGTAACTTCCAAAACCTGACACTCGCGAGCTACAAAATGATGCAGGTGTGGGTGGAGTATGATGGAGGTCGCAGGCAGATCAGTGTGAGCTTGGCTCCAGTAGACATGGCCAAACCCACCAAACCACTGCTCTCCACCACCTACAACCTCTCAACGGTGCTCCCAGACATGGTTTACGTTGGCTTCTCTGCCTCGACGGGCTCATTCGACTCGCGGCAGTATGTGCTTGGTTGGAGCTTCGGCATCAACAGGCCTTCTCCAGCAATCGACATCACCAAGCTGCCCAAGCTGCCTCGTCAAGGTCCGAAGCCTAGATCCAAGGTATTGGAAATCGTACTACCAATAGTTTCTGCGACATTTGTTCTTGCTGTGGGCACTGTTGTCATTCTTCTTGTGCGAAGGCGGCTAAGGTATGCCGAGCTTAGAGAAGACTGGGAGACTGAATTTGGGCCCCATAGGTTTTCATACAAGGACTTGTTTCACGCCACCAAGGGATTTAAGAACAAGAATCTACTGGGGATTGGAGGATTTGGAAAGGTGTACAAGGGAGTGCTTCCAAAGTCGAAAGTGGAGATTGCTGTGAAAAGGATCTCCCACGACTCTAAGCAGGGAATGAAGGAATTTGTGGCAGAGGTTGCGAGCATCGGCCGCCTCCAGCACCGCAATATTGTGCAGTTGCATGGCTACTGCCGGCGCAAGGCTGAGCTTCTTCTGGTGTATGACTACCTGTCGAATGGAAGTCTCGACAAGTACCTGTATGATCAGGAGAAGAAGCCCACTTTAACTTGGGCCCAGAGATACAAAATCATCAAAGACATTGCGTCTGCCTTGCTTTACCTTCACCAGGAATGGGAGAAAGTTGTATTGCATCGAGACATCAAGCCAAGCAATGTGCTCCTCGATGATGGACTGAATGGGCGGCTGGGTGACTTCGGCTTAGCAAGGTTATATGACCACGAGACTGGCCCTCAAACCACACATGTTGTTGGCACCATTGGATACCTAGCTCCTGAGCTAGCACACACCAACAAAGCAACCCCACTTAGTGATGTATTTTCCTTTGGCatgtttgttcttgaggtcacttgTGGGCGGAAGCCCATCGAGCCAACATCACAAGGCAACCAACTCACCTTGGTCAGATGGGTGATTGACCATTGGCACCAAGGATTTCTCACAGATGCAGTGGATACCAAGCTCCGGGGTGCCTACAATGTTGATGAGGCATGCCTAGCTCTGAAGTTAGGATTGCTGTGCTCACACCCATTAATCAATCTAAGGCCCAACATGAGGCAGGTTATGCAGTATCTCAATGGTGATATGCCACCCCCAGATCTAAATCTGACACACATGAGCTTCAACATTCCATCCTTGATGCAGAACGAAGTTTCCGTAGACGACTTGCGTGCAGCCTTGATGGTGTAA
- the LOC123188002 gene encoding L-type lectin-domain containing receptor kinase SIT2-like, which yields MKFFLLCFLLCFGLKPAFFTAASDDQLLYHGFTAGTNLTVDEAASVTPNGLLELTNGSLGCKGHAFYPTPLHFRKSHNDTVQSFSVAFVFAIHSSYPIMSRQGLAFVVAPSMNFSTALANQYLGLMNSQNNGNLSNHIFAIELDTVLNIEFKDINTNHVGIDINSLQSIESNSAGYYDDRNGTFQDMVLASGDAIQVWVDYNGEAKKISVTMAPLQMAKPTRPLISTNYDLSSVLQDPSYIGFSSSGGEVDSRHYVLGWSFGMNKPAPLINSVKLPKLPQPKHQSKLLKIILPIASAIFVFAVGSMVILLVRRKLRYAELKEDWEIEFGPHRFSYKDLFHATEGFKNKHLLGAGGFGKVYKGALPSTKLEVAVKRVSHESRQGLKEFVAEVVSIGRIRHRNLVQLLGYCRRKDELLLVYDYMSNGSLDKYLYCDDPMLILNWVQRFRIIKDIASGLLYLHEKWEKVVIHRDIKASNVLLDSEMNGRLGDFGLARLYDHGTDMQTTHVVGTIGYLAPELICTGKATPLTDVFAFGIFLLEVACGQRPVNSNARANQPLLVDWVLEHWNKGSLAEAVDTRLQNDYNVDEACLVLKLGLLCAHPFTNARPNMQSIMRYLDGDLQFPDLTDTDMSFSLLSQMQGEGFDRYALSYLSLNTSIGTISGLSGGR from the coding sequence ATGAAGTTCTTCCTCCTCTGTTTCCTCCTCTGTTTTGGCCTCAAGCCTGCGTTTTTCACTGCAGCAAGCGATGACCAACTCTTGTACCATGGCTTCACAGCCGGTACCAACCTCACCGTCGACGAGGCTGCTTCAGTCACGCCGAACGGACTCCTTGAGCTAACCAATGGCTCGCTTGGTTGCAAAGGTCATGCGTTCTACCCAACTCCGTTGCACTTCCGCAAATCGCATAATGATACAGTGCAATCTTTCTCAGTCGCCTTCGTGTTTGCCATCCACTCTAGCTACCCCATCATGAGCCGACAGGGCTTGGCTTTCGTTGTCGCCCCAAGCATGAACTTCTCAACTGCATTGGCCAACCAATACTTGGGCCTCATGAACTCCCAGAACAACGGCAACTTGAGCAACCACATCTTCGCCATCGAGCTAGACACCGTCCTAAACATCGAGTTCAAAGACATCAACACCAACCATGTAGGTATTGACATCAACAGCCTCCAGTCTATAGAGTCCAACTCTGCAGGATATTATGATGATAGGAACGGTACCTTCCAAGACATGGTTCTTGCTAGTGGTGATGCAATTCAAGTGTGGGTGGACTACAATGGTGAAGCCAAGAAAATCAGTGTGACCATGGCTCCCCTTCAAATGGCAAAACCTACAAGGCCACTCATATCGACAAATTATGACCTCTCGAGTGTGTTGCAAGATCCATCCTACATCGGCTTCTCATCTTCAGGTGGAGAGGTCGACTCAAGACATTATGTACTTGGTTGGAGTTTTGGGATGAACAAACCAGCCCCACTGATCAATTCTGTGAAGCTGCCAAAACTACCTCAGCCAAAGCATCAATCAAAGCTGCTGAAAATCATCCTACCTATAGCGAGCGCAATCTTCGTATTTGCTGTGGGTTCTATGGTCATTTTACTAGTGAGGAGAAAATTGAGGTATGCTGAGCTAAAAGAAGATTGGGAGATCGAGTTCGGGCCACATCGGTTCTCATACAAGGATTTGTTCCATGCCACAGAAGGATTTAAGAACAAACACCTACTTGGTGCAGGAGGATTTGGGAAGGTATATAAAGGGGCCCTTCCATCAACAAAACTAGAGGTTGCTGTGAAGAGGGTATCGCACGAGTCCAGACAGGGTCTAAAGGAGTTTGTTGCTGAGGTTGTCAGCATTGGCCGCATCCGACATCGTAACCTTGTTCAGTTACTTGGCTATTGTAGGAGAAAAGATGAACTCCTTTTGGTGTATGACTACATGTCAAATGGTAGCCTTGATAAGTATTTGTATTGTGATGATCCAATGCTTATACTAAACTGGGTTCAGAGGTTTCGGATAATAAAGGATATTGCATCAGGCTTGCTGTACCTCCATGAAAAATGGGAGAAAGTGGTCATCCACCGTGACATCAAAGCAAGCAACGTACTCCTTGATAGTGAAATGAATGGGAGGCTAGGTGACTTTGGCCTTGCAAGACTTTATGATCATGGAACTGATATGCAGACCACACATGTGGTTGGTACCATTGGGTACCTAGCCCCAGAACTGATATGCACAGGTAAGGCAACTCCTCTCACTGATGTGTTTGCCTTTGGGATTTTCCTTCTTGAGGTTGCCTGTGGGCAAAGGCCAGTTAACAGCAATGCACGAGCAAATCAACCTTTGTTAGTTGATTGGGTTCTTGAGCATTGGAATAAGGGATCACTGGCTGAGGCAGTAGATACGAGGTTACAGAATGACTATAATGTTGACGAGGCATGCCTAGTGCTAAAGCTAGGACTACTATGTGCACACCCATTTACCAATGCAAGGCCCAACATGCAGAGTATCATGCGGTACCTTGATGGCGATTTGCAATTCCCTGACTTAACAGATACAGACATGAGCTTCAGCCTGCTCTCTCAAATGCAGGGTGAAGGGTTTGACCGTTATGCATTGTCATATCTTTCATTAAACACGAGCATTGGCACAATATCTGGTCTTTCAGGAGGAAGATGA
- the LOC123080892 gene encoding UDP-glycosyltransferase 83A1-like yields MACPPHAIVIPYPAQGHVIPLMEVAHALADRGFNVTFVNTEFNHARVVASMSNGAGSGLGRIRLVAVPDGMAPGEDRNQLVKLTILMAEFMAPRVEELILRSGEAAVLDGACPGKITCMVTDYNVGYWAVDIARRTGIRVGAVWPASAAVMVTLLSFPKLIEDNIIDAEDGSTVGEGTFQLSPDMPLMHSAHLAWNCIGDHDQQATLYRLLCDGVRAMEQCDFVICNSFQDAEPASFKLFPNVLPVGPLLTGERSGKAVGHFWQPEDDECMSWLDAQPERSVVYVAFGSFTMFNRRQFEELALGLELSGRPFLWVVRPDIGHGAVHDYPEGYLDRVCGPGGQGKLVSWSPQQRVLAHPAVACFVSHCGWNSTMEGVRNGVPFLAWPYFADQFVNQVYISDVWKVGLKAVANESGVITKEHIAGRVEELMGDPGMRERVEAMKKGAHESIQEGGSSHGNFDAFAEAMKNAAPESVQDGGSSHGNFHSLAEGMKA; encoded by the exons ATGGCGTGTCCACCGCACGCGATCGTCATCCCCTACCCGGCACAGGGCCACGTCATCCCGCTCATGGAGGTCGCGCACGCGCTGGCCGACAGGGGCTTCAACGTCACCTTCGTCAACACCGAGTTCAACCACGCCCGTGTCGTCGCCTCCATGTCgaacggcgccggcagcggcctgGGCCGGATCCGGCTCGTGGCGGTGCCGGATGGCATGGCCCCCGGGGAGGACCGGAACCAGCTGGTGAAGTTGACCATACTCATGGCGGAGTTCATGGCGCCGCGGGTGGAGGAGCTCATTCtccggagcggcgaggcggcggtgctggacggcgcgtGCCCGGGCAAGATCACCTGCATGGTCACGGACTACAACGTCGGGTATTGGGCGGTGGACATTGCTCGGAGGACCGGGATCCGGGTGGGGGCCGTTTGGCCGGCGTCAGCCGCCGTCATGGTCACCTTGCTGAGCTTTCCTAAGCTGATTGAGGACAACATCATCGATGCGGAAGATG GGTCTACAGTGGGTGAAGGAACATTCCAGCTGAGCCCCGACATGCCTCTCATGCACAGCGCCCACCTCGCATGGAACTGCATCGGCGACCACGACCAGCAGGCGACCCTCTACCGGCTCCTTTGTGACGGCGTCCGCGCAATGGAGCAGTGCGACTTCGTCATCTGCAACTCCTTCCAGGACGCGGAGCCGGCATCTTTCAAACTCTTCCCCAACGTCCTCCCCGTTGGCCCGCTCCTCACCGGCGAGCGCAGCGGCAAGGCCGTCGGCCACTTctggcagccggaggacgacgagtGCATGTCCTGGCTCGACGCGCAGCCAGAGAGATCCGTAGTGTACGTGGCCTTCGGCAGCTTCACCATGTTTAACCGGCGCCAGTTCGAGGAGCTCGCGTTGGGGCTGGAGCTCTCCGGCAGGCCATTCCTGTGGGTCGTGCGCCCGGACATTGGGCACGGCGCAGTGCACGACTACCCGGAAGGCTACCTGGACCGGGTGTGCGGCCCCGGTGGCCAGGGCAAGCTCGTCTCCTGGTCGCCGCAGCAGCGCGTGCTGGCGCACCCCGCGGTGGCGTGCTTCGTGTCGCACTGCGGGTGGAACTCCACCATGGAGGGCGTTCGGAACGGCGTGCCGTTCCTCGCCTGGCCCTACTTCGCCGACCAGTTCGTTAACCAGGTGTACATCTCCGATGTGTGGAAGGTCGGCCTCAAGGCCGTCGCCAACGAGTCGGGAGTCATAACCAAGGAGCACATCGCCGGCAGGGTGGAGGAGCTGATGGGGGACCCCGGCATGAGGGAGAGGGTGGAGGCCATGAAGAAGGGCGCACACGAGAGCATTCAGGAAGGTGGCTCCTCACATGGAAACTTCGATGCTTTTGCGGAGGCCATGAAGAATGCAGCGCCTGAGAGTGTTCAGGACGGGGGCTCCTCACATGGAAACTTCCACTCTCTTGCGGAGGGTATGAAGGCATGA